The Erythrobacter aurantius genome includes a window with the following:
- a CDS encoding DUF2062 domain-containing protein — translation MPKREEMARNKYLRPIAHRFLSPELWRFTRRSVPRGVALGLFAAFIIPVGQIFIAAFLALPARANVPLAALTTFVTNPFTLAFWLVVANRVGAFILRIDAATAGVATEQLESGAWQWIIDAFEVAGVTVVGFAVLAVITSAVGYLLSSAIWRVIIARKRAKRLKGIEDRLDQRLNPK, via the coding sequence ATGCCCAAGCGTGAGGAGATGGCGCGCAACAAGTATCTGCGCCCGATAGCCCACCGCTTCCTTTCCCCGGAATTGTGGCGCTTTACCCGCCGTTCCGTCCCGCGCGGGGTGGCGCTCGGCCTGTTTGCGGCTTTCATCATTCCGGTCGGGCAGATTTTCATTGCTGCCTTCCTCGCGCTCCCGGCACGGGCAAACGTGCCGCTCGCAGCGCTGACGACCTTCGTCACCAATCCGTTCACGCTGGCTTTCTGGCTGGTGGTCGCCAACCGCGTTGGTGCCTTCATCCTGCGGATCGACGCGGCCACTGCCGGGGTGGCGACAGAACAGCTGGAAAGCGGCGCGTGGCAGTGGATCATCGACGCCTTCGAAGTCGCAGGGGTTACCGTTGTCGGCTTTGCGGTGCTGGCTGTGATCACCTCAGCCGTCGGTTATCTGCTCTCCAGTGCGATCTGGCGCGTGATCATTGCACGCAAGCGGGCAAAACGCTTGAAAGGCATTGAAGACCGGCTCGACCAGAGGCTCAACCCCAAGTAG
- the smpB gene encoding SsrA-binding protein SmpB, with translation MARPKPETFDKQKTVAENRRARFDYHIEDKFEAGLALQGTEVKALRAGEATIAESYAEVRDGQVWLINANIPEYSHGNRLNHEPRRPRKLLLHEREINKLFGAVERKGMTLVPLSIYFNSHGRAKVELALAKGKQAHDKRATIKDRDWKRDKARLMRERG, from the coding sequence ATGGCCCGGCCCAAACCAGAAACCTTCGACAAGCAGAAAACCGTCGCCGAAAACCGGCGTGCGCGGTTCGATTATCATATCGAGGACAAGTTCGAGGCGGGTCTGGCCCTGCAAGGAACCGAGGTGAAGGCGCTGCGCGCAGGGGAGGCCACCATCGCCGAAAGCTATGCCGAGGTGCGCGACGGGCAGGTTTGGCTAATCAACGCCAACATTCCGGAATACAGCCACGGCAACCGGCTCAATCACGAGCCGCGCCGCCCGCGCAAGCTGCTGCTGCATGAGCGCGAGATCAACAAGCTGTTCGGCGCGGTCGAGCGCAAGGGCATGACGCTGGTTCCGCTGTCGATCTATTTCAACAGCCACGGGCGGGCGAAAGTCGAACTGGCGCTGGCCAAGGGCAAGCAGGCGCACGACAAGCGCGCGACCATCAAGGATCGCGATTGGAAGCGCGACAAGGCCCGGCTGATGCGCGAACGCGGGTAA
- a CDS encoding amidohydrolase, giving the protein MILTRRAAMAGFAASAALAGRASAYPAPVTVFEARRILTMERALPTARFMAVSGGIILGVADSLDALAPWTGGSEVRVDRRFADKVLFPGLIDPHIHPMQSAVMLNLPFLAPDDWSLPSGNWPGTSSQQAWREKLAEMVRSYPADPLIVWGHHELFHGPCDKALLDEIAPDRAVFVWQRSFHEIIANSAALTRIGLGSAESFAAALAATHANPEHSSFEQGIFSETGLLLALDRLRGALLAPEKLDQGFAHLASMMRNRGVTTTSDMATGVFASFDIEAGLIARYFGRPDSTARAMLMPIAGELMAIDDIDGWLADKRARFTNANVGLDRRVKLLADGAFFAQNMRIAAPGYSDGHEGKWITEPDLLRQQAERLWDAGFSLHIHVNGDEGAEVVLETLARLAPRAAQSVTLEHLGYCSEAQALRIAEMRSALRLMVSAQPNYIRVLGRAYAEHGLGPDRAATMNRLGTLARGGVPLGLHSDFNMAPIDPFYLAWIAQTREGIDGTVRAPAEQLTREDALRAITIGAAQVIGQEATIGSLAAGKKADFIALEDDPSQAPLDTLKSMPIAATVFEGRIADS; this is encoded by the coding sequence ATGATATTGACCCGCCGCGCCGCTATGGCCGGGTTCGCCGCGAGCGCCGCGCTTGCAGGCCGAGCCTCCGCCTATCCTGCACCTGTGACCGTTTTCGAAGCGCGCCGGATTCTCACGATGGAGCGCGCCTTGCCCACGGCACGTTTCATGGCGGTATCGGGCGGGATTATCCTTGGTGTCGCCGACAGCCTCGATGCGCTTGCACCGTGGACCGGCGGTTCCGAAGTCCGCGTTGATCGGCGCTTCGCCGACAAGGTGCTGTTCCCCGGCCTTATTGATCCGCACATTCACCCGATGCAATCGGCGGTGATGCTGAACCTGCCGTTCCTTGCACCGGACGACTGGAGCTTGCCGAGCGGCAATTGGCCCGGAACCTCAAGCCAACAGGCATGGCGCGAAAAGCTCGCCGAAATGGTGCGATCTTACCCGGCTGACCCCTTGATCGTGTGGGGCCATCACGAGCTGTTCCACGGTCCTTGTGACAAGGCCTTGCTCGACGAGATCGCGCCTGATCGGGCGGTGTTTGTCTGGCAGCGCAGTTTTCACGAAATCATTGCCAACTCGGCTGCGCTTACGCGGATCGGCCTTGGCTCTGCGGAAAGCTTTGCCGCCGCGCTGGCCGCGACGCATGCCAACCCGGAACACAGCAGTTTCGAGCAGGGGATATTCTCCGAAACCGGCCTGCTGCTGGCGCTCGACCGGCTGCGCGGCGCGCTGCTCGCCCCGGAGAAACTCGACCAGGGGTTCGCGCATCTGGCAAGCATGATGCGCAATCGCGGCGTCACCACCACCAGCGACATGGCGACCGGCGTGTTCGCAAGCTTCGATATCGAAGCCGGCCTGATCGCGCGCTACTTTGGCCGGCCCGACAGCACCGCGCGGGCAATGCTGATGCCGATCGCGGGCGAACTGATGGCGATCGACGATATCGACGGTTGGCTGGCAGACAAACGGGCACGGTTTACCAACGCCAATGTCGGGCTGGATCGCCGCGTCAAGCTGCTCGCCGACGGAGCGTTCTTCGCGCAGAACATGCGCATCGCCGCTCCCGGCTACAGCGACGGGCACGAAGGCAAGTGGATCACCGAACCGGATTTGCTGCGCCAACAGGCAGAGCGATTGTGGGACGCGGGCTTTTCGCTCCACATCCACGTCAATGGCGACGAAGGGGCCGAAGTCGTGCTCGAGACGCTCGCCCGCCTTGCTCCGCGCGCGGCGCAATCGGTCACGCTTGAACACCTCGGCTATTGCAGCGAAGCGCAGGCGCTGCGGATTGCGGAAATGCGTTCGGCGTTGCGGCTGATGGTTTCGGCCCAACCCAACTATATCCGCGTGTTGGGCCGCGCCTATGCCGAACACGGATTGGGTCCGGATCGTGCGGCGACGATGAACCGGCTCGGTACGCTGGCGCGCGGCGGAGTGCCTCTGGGGCTCCACAGCGATTTCAACATGGCGCCAATCGATCCCTTCTACCTCGCGTGGATAGCCCAGACGCGCGAAGGGATAGACGGCACCGTACGCGCCCCTGCCGAACAGCTGACGCGCGAAGACGCGCTGCGCGCTATCACCATCGGTGCGGCGCAGGTGATCGGACAGGAGGCAACTATCGGATCACTGGCAGCCGGCAAGAAAGCGGACTTCATCGCGCTGGAGGATGACCCGTCGCAAGCACCGCTCGACACGCTCAAATCAATGCCGATTGCCGCGACCGTGTTCGAAGGGCGGATTGCGGACTCCTAG
- the dapA gene encoding 4-hydroxy-tetrahydrodipicolinate synthase, with translation MFSGSIPALATPFRDGSFDEAAFRKLVDWQIDNGSAALVPCGTTGEASTLSNAEHHRVIEVCIEQAAGRVPVIAGCGSNDTRNALLHMNFSKKAGAAAGLCVAPYYNRPSQAGLIAHFSFLAENSDLPIVLYNVPGRTVTDLEDETVVALVNKYPDRIVAIKDASGDLSRVADHRMGIGRDFCQLSGNDELWLPHNAAGGRGAISVTANVAPALCAEFQQAINNNELKRARELNDRLFPLHYAMFADASPAPVKYALSRVHDWFSPSVRLPLIECSEAAKKAVDDALSHAGLI, from the coding sequence ATGTTCAGCGGTTCCATACCCGCTCTGGCGACTCCTTTTCGCGACGGATCGTTTGACGAGGCGGCTTTTCGCAAGCTGGTAGACTGGCAGATCGACAACGGCAGCGCCGCTCTGGTCCCTTGCGGCACCACGGGTGAAGCCTCGACCCTGTCCAATGCAGAGCATCACCGGGTGATCGAAGTCTGCATCGAACAGGCCGCCGGACGCGTTCCGGTGATCGCCGGTTGCGGATCGAACGACACGCGCAACGCGCTGCTGCACATGAATTTCTCGAAGAAGGCGGGTGCTGCCGCCGGGCTGTGTGTCGCGCCCTATTACAACCGCCCGAGCCAGGCGGGGTTGATAGCGCATTTCAGCTTCCTTGCCGAAAACAGCGACCTGCCGATTGTGCTATACAACGTGCCGGGCCGCACCGTCACCGATCTGGAGGACGAGACGGTGGTGGCGCTGGTCAACAAATATCCGGACCGGATCGTCGCTATAAAGGACGCGTCGGGCGATCTTTCGCGCGTGGCCGATCACCGGATGGGTATCGGGCGCGATTTCTGCCAGCTGTCGGGCAATGACGAATTGTGGCTGCCGCACAATGCCGCCGGGGGCAGGGGAGCGATATCGGTTACCGCCAATGTAGCGCCCGCGCTCTGCGCCGAATTCCAGCAGGCGATCAACAACAACGAACTGAAGCGCGCACGCGAGTTGAACGACCGCCTGTTCCCGCTGCATTACGCGATGTTCGCCGATGCCAGCCCCGCGCCGGTGAAATACGCGCTCAGCCGCGTGCACGACTGGTTTTCGCCCAGCGTGCGCCTGCCGCTGATCGAATGTTCGGAAGCCGCGAAGAAGGCCGTTGACGATGCGCTGTCGCACGCAGGCCTCATTTGA
- a CDS encoding response regulator, producing the protein MVVSTAIIFLTTSSPVAAAVYGCALAVLLLGAFAFERMQAKPAEAELSPPDWSVTVAAIEDRGSAIAITDRANRLVCANSAYVEAFGAGSAPPSLPLNRPQLEILSRIARIAWRDGSDQVDTLEEGAETGWSVAAVRAGRGDDHLIWRFNRISATKRDLLSELDLSGPLGIALSRAGIETAITRPDGIIRSVSAGFAERASGDEAATLAGQDFASLLRADDRDRIFFAREGRGGTPQTLIDVPLSEPPQAGVVPGPDDGASLMLLVDSGVGIGNGWDSASHAGVAQLGALLAQLPLGLAMTDRDGRFLFGNDAFLRSVDRVERGLPPFPTDLVVREDKAALSDAVRRHGRGPATSGDMAVRLVFQPDEPVSLGLAGVRGLGEAAVLLSLTDSSEETQLKRQVAQATKMQAVGQLAGGFAHDFNNVLTAIIGTCDLMLLRHTPGDSDYDDIQQIRANSNRAASLTRQLLAFSRQQTLRPEILQLPDVVSEVSPLIKRLLGEKISYHVQHDRNLGAVRADPQQLEQVIMNLAVNARDAINMNGAHGGPGNPKGEGRISLLTRNITARDSVKLGSEILPPADYTVLIVQDNGGGIPPEVMPKLFEPFFTTKEQGKGTGLGLSTVYGIIKQSGGFIFADNLTDGAGRPTGARFTIYFPVHHGEAPRRKEVAVPEESSESSVGGRILLVEDEDMVRVVAERALSRAGYEITACPGGEEGLAAIAKGTEFDLVVSDVVMPGMDGPTMVRAIRKQRPDIPVLFMSGYAEENLRSEIDIPNMHFIAKPFSVASISEKVGSVMRSAKAGKRP; encoded by the coding sequence ATGGTGGTGAGCACCGCGATCATCTTTCTGACCACTTCTAGCCCGGTTGCCGCCGCAGTATATGGCTGTGCGCTTGCCGTACTGCTGCTCGGCGCCTTCGCGTTCGAGCGGATGCAGGCAAAGCCGGCTGAAGCGGAACTCTCGCCGCCCGACTGGTCGGTAACAGTTGCCGCGATCGAGGATCGGGGAAGCGCGATTGCGATTACCGATCGGGCCAACCGGCTGGTCTGCGCCAATTCTGCCTATGTCGAAGCCTTCGGCGCCGGTAGTGCGCCGCCGTCGCTTCCGCTCAACCGGCCTCAGCTTGAAATCCTCAGCCGCATCGCCCGCATCGCCTGGCGCGACGGTTCGGATCAGGTCGACACGCTTGAGGAAGGTGCGGAAACCGGATGGAGCGTCGCGGCCGTGCGGGCCGGGCGGGGTGATGATCACCTGATCTGGCGCTTCAACCGGATCTCGGCGACCAAGCGGGATCTGCTTTCGGAACTCGATCTGTCAGGCCCGCTCGGCATCGCTCTTAGCCGCGCCGGTATCGAAACAGCGATCACCCGGCCTGACGGCATCATTCGCAGCGTAAGCGCCGGTTTCGCCGAGCGTGCATCGGGAGACGAAGCGGCGACGCTGGCGGGTCAGGATTTCGCTTCGCTGCTGCGCGCTGACGATCGTGACCGCATCTTCTTCGCCCGAGAAGGGCGCGGCGGGACCCCGCAAACGCTGATCGACGTGCCGCTCTCCGAGCCTCCGCAAGCAGGTGTCGTGCCGGGTCCTGACGACGGTGCATCGCTGATGCTGCTGGTCGACAGCGGCGTGGGCATCGGAAACGGTTGGGACAGCGCCTCGCATGCCGGTGTCGCGCAGCTGGGGGCGCTGCTGGCGCAATTGCCGCTGGGCCTTGCCATGACCGATCGCGATGGCCGCTTCCTGTTCGGCAACGACGCGTTCCTGCGTTCGGTTGACCGGGTGGAGCGCGGCCTGCCGCCATTCCCCACCGATCTGGTCGTGCGCGAGGACAAGGCAGCTTTGTCGGACGCGGTACGCCGTCATGGGCGCGGCCCGGCAACCAGCGGCGACATGGCGGTGCGGCTGGTGTTCCAGCCCGACGAGCCGGTTTCGCTCGGCCTCGCCGGGGTGCGGGGACTGGGCGAGGCAGCGGTGCTGTTGAGCCTGACCGATTCTTCCGAGGAAACCCAGCTTAAGCGGCAAGTCGCCCAAGCGACCAAGATGCAGGCTGTGGGCCAGTTGGCGGGCGGCTTCGCGCATGACTTCAACAACGTCCTTACCGCCATCATCGGCACTTGCGATCTGATGCTGCTGCGGCACACGCCGGGCGACAGCGACTATGACGACATCCAGCAGATCAGGGCCAATTCCAACCGCGCCGCATCGCTCACCCGTCAGTTGCTCGCATTCTCGCGCCAGCAGACCTTGCGGCCCGAAATCCTGCAATTGCCCGATGTCGTCAGCGAGGTAAGCCCGTTGATCAAGCGGCTGCTGGGTGAAAAGATCAGCTATCACGTCCAGCATGATCGCAATCTGGGGGCGGTACGGGCCGATCCGCAGCAGCTTGAGCAGGTCATCATGAACCTTGCCGTGAACGCGCGCGACGCGATCAACATGAACGGCGCGCATGGCGGCCCGGGCAATCCGAAAGGGGAAGGGCGGATTTCGCTGCTCACCCGCAACATCACGGCGCGCGATTCGGTCAAGCTGGGATCGGAAATCCTTCCGCCCGCAGACTACACGGTGCTGATCGTGCAGGACAATGGCGGCGGCATTCCGCCCGAAGTCATGCCCAAGCTGTTCGAGCCGTTCTTTACCACCAAGGAACAGGGCAAGGGCACCGGGCTCGGCCTGTCGACTGTTTATGGCATCATCAAGCAATCGGGTGGCTTCATCTTTGCCGACAATCTTACTGACGGTGCAGGCCGGCCTACGGGCGCGCGCTTCACCATCTATTTCCCGGTCCATCACGGCGAGGCGCCGCGGCGCAAGGAAGTGGCTGTGCCTGAGGAGTCGTCCGAATCGTCGGTTGGCGGGCGCATCCTGCTGGTCGAGGACGAGGACATGGTGCGCGTCGTGGCGGAACGCGCCTTGTCGCGGGCTGGGTATGAAATCACCGCCTGCCCGGGCGGCGAAGAGGGACTTGCCGCAATTGCCAAGGGCACCGAATTCGATCTGGTGGTGAGCGATGTCGTGATGCCGGGGATGGACGGCCCGACGATGGTGCGCGCAATTCGCAAGCAGCGGCCGGATATCCCGGTGTTGTTCATGTCGGGCTATGCCGAGGAAAACCTGCGCAGCGAAATCGACATCCCCAACATGCACTTCATCGCCAAACCGTTCAGCGTCGCGTCGATCAGCGAAAAGGTTGGATCGGTGATGCGATCGGCCAAAGCGGGCAAGCGTCCCTGA
- a CDS encoding alpha/beta hydrolase family protein: MQFFRTITAALMLGALALYVPASAQPMPPPPVEYYGDLPGIEEVIVSPSGTYVALLQSSGGERVISILDAAGSPVKQLAVGEAKVRSIEWVGEQAILLIRSETGRLPRQYLQSKAEFLRGNVIPLDDRSPVVSIFAQQRSIANAIAGLYGVRRVDGRWMGYFGGFRMGATSGDRNRLLDGQPALFAVDLLTGEADLADYAGDWPALRRWLVTDNGEVGARLELATDTGEWSIRNGSGRTIARGQSDQGEVSLTGFDANGASVIYSTYDENAGFTRRFSVPLEGGEPQEVWTQIGLQRFIFEPFSARILGVKLEGDVVELSDPAKQQRLADALAAFSFASSSRIVDWTADFGTIIAKTSGNYDSGTWFRINGATGERGIIGLEYPAIQGPVIGKVSTFGYSAQDGLEIEGILTLPPGREATALPVIIFPHGGPTAHDIERFDWWAQAFAARGYAVFQPNFRGSTGRGRSFVDAGDGEWGRKMQSDLSDGLSALAEQGIVDPDRACIMGASYGGYAALAGVTLQNGLYRCAVSVNGVSDVEQLYLEERTWRPSVINRSLDRLFGAGANLDALSPARRAGRADAPVLLIHGRDDTVVPFSHSAKMADALRDAGKPVEFIELEGEDHYLSNSATRKRMLQATVDFIERHNPPG, from the coding sequence ATGCAATTCTTCCGCACCATCACCGCTGCGCTGATGCTTGGCGCGCTCGCGCTTTACGTCCCTGCTTCGGCTCAGCCGATGCCCCCGCCTCCGGTCGAGTATTACGGCGATCTGCCCGGAATAGAGGAAGTGATCGTTTCGCCGAGCGGCACCTATGTCGCCTTGCTCCAATCGTCCGGAGGAGAGCGCGTGATCAGCATCCTCGATGCCGCAGGCTCGCCGGTGAAGCAGCTGGCGGTGGGAGAGGCAAAAGTGCGCTCGATCGAATGGGTCGGCGAACAGGCGATATTGCTAATCCGTTCCGAAACCGGCCGCCTGCCACGCCAATACCTCCAGTCCAAGGCCGAGTTCCTGCGCGGCAACGTCATCCCGCTTGACGATCGCAGCCCGGTCGTCTCGATCTTCGCGCAGCAACGCTCCATCGCCAACGCCATCGCCGGGCTTTATGGCGTTCGCCGGGTCGATGGCCGCTGGATGGGGTATTTCGGCGGGTTCCGCATGGGCGCCACATCGGGCGATCGCAATCGCTTGCTGGACGGTCAGCCGGCGCTGTTCGCGGTCGATCTTCTCACGGGCGAGGCCGATCTTGCCGATTACGCCGGGGACTGGCCGGCCCTGCGCCGGTGGCTGGTCACCGACAATGGTGAAGTCGGCGCACGCCTCGAACTGGCGACCGATACCGGCGAATGGTCGATCCGCAACGGATCGGGCCGCACAATCGCACGCGGACAGTCGGATCAGGGGGAAGTTTCCCTGACCGGGTTCGACGCGAACGGCGCCTCGGTGATCTACTCGACCTATGACGAGAACGCCGGGTTCACCCGCCGTTTTTCAGTGCCGCTCGAAGGGGGCGAGCCGCAGGAGGTGTGGACCCAGATCGGACTGCAACGCTTCATCTTCGAGCCGTTTTCGGCGCGAATCCTGGGCGTCAAACTCGAAGGCGACGTGGTCGAATTGTCCGATCCGGCCAAGCAGCAGCGGCTGGCGGACGCGCTGGCGGCGTTCTCTTTTGCGTCCAGCAGCCGGATCGTCGACTGGACCGCAGATTTCGGCACCATTATCGCCAAGACCAGCGGCAATTACGACAGCGGAACATGGTTCCGGATCAACGGCGCAACGGGGGAACGCGGCATCATCGGGCTTGAATACCCCGCGATTCAGGGTCCGGTGATCGGCAAGGTTTCGACCTTTGGCTACAGCGCTCAGGACGGGCTTGAAATCGAAGGCATTCTGACGCTGCCGCCGGGACGCGAGGCAACGGCCCTGCCCGTGATCATCTTCCCGCACGGCGGCCCGACCGCCCATGACATCGAGCGGTTCGACTGGTGGGCACAGGCATTTGCCGCGCGCGGTTATGCCGTGTTCCAACCCAATTTCCGCGGCTCGACCGGACGCGGCCGCAGCTTCGTCGACGCCGGCGACGGCGAATGGGGCCGCAAGATGCAGAGCGATCTTTCGGACGGGCTCAGCGCCCTTGCGGAACAGGGCATTGTGGACCCGGACCGGGCGTGCATCATGGGCGCGAGCTATGGCGGCTATGCCGCGCTGGCCGGAGTGACTTTGCAGAACGGACTTTATCGCTGCGCGGTTTCGGTCAACGGGGTCAGCGATGTCGAGCAACTCTATCTCGAAGAACGCACCTGGCGGCCCAGCGTCATAAACCGCTCGCTGGACCGGCTGTTCGGCGCAGGGGCCAATCTCGACGCGCTTTCCCCTGCGAGGCGGGCGGGACGCGCGGATGCTCCGGTCCTGCTGATCCACGGACGCGACGATACGGTGGTCCCGTTCTCGCATTCGGCGAAGATGGCCGACGCTCTGCGCGACGCGGGCAAGCCGGTGGAGTTCATCGAACTCGAAGGCGAAGACCACTACCTCTCCAATTCCGCCACGCGCAAACGGATGTTGCAGGCCACCGTCGACTTCATCGAACGCCACAATCCACCGGGCTGA
- a CDS encoding succinylglutamate desuccinylase/aspartoacylase family protein, with product MAGSEVTGGTTAPFEIGGQSIAPGTQADIGIPITTMATGYSSQLAVRVLHGAKPGPVVFISAAIHGDEIVGTAIIQRIANYLSPETLSGTLMLVPVANIFGFLSHTRYLPDRRDLNRSFPGNASGSLAGQLAHVFFSEVVSRASLGIDIHTAAVHRYNLPQIRIAAGNRRLVELAMAFGAPIIIESPLRDGALRSLAAEHGVEMLLMETGEALRFDRFSIETGVNGVQRVLAHLGMIEADDGLTEVGVPARSNKTQWVRSPRGGVTHRMRKSGDAVKKGDLLAAVAGLFGEEPQEIVSPCDGLIIGHATLPVVHQGEALFHIARVDHAERVGKRIESIADAIYASEPEGFAETLLDEDEVI from the coding sequence ATGGCGGGCAGCGAAGTGACAGGCGGCACCACCGCCCCATTCGAAATCGGCGGGCAATCGATTGCGCCCGGAACGCAGGCCGATATCGGCATACCCATCACCACCATGGCCACAGGTTACAGCTCGCAATTGGCGGTGCGGGTTCTGCACGGGGCGAAACCGGGGCCGGTTGTGTTCATCAGCGCGGCGATCCATGGCGATGAAATCGTCGGCACCGCGATCATCCAGCGGATCGCCAATTACCTTTCGCCCGAAACACTCAGCGGCACTTTGATGCTGGTGCCTGTCGCCAATATCTTCGGTTTCCTCAGCCATACGCGCTACCTGCCCGACAGGCGCGACCTCAACCGCTCCTTCCCCGGCAACGCTTCGGGATCGCTTGCGGGGCAATTGGCGCATGTGTTCTTCAGCGAGGTGGTAAGCCGCGCATCGTTAGGCATCGATATCCACACCGCCGCCGTCCACCGCTACAACCTGCCCCAGATCCGCATTGCCGCAGGCAACAGGCGTCTGGTCGAACTGGCGATGGCGTTCGGTGCGCCGATCATCATCGAAAGCCCCCTGCGCGATGGCGCGCTGCGATCACTCGCGGCGGAGCACGGGGTCGAAATGCTGCTGATGGAAACGGGCGAGGCGCTGCGGTTTGATCGCTTCTCGATCGAAACGGGCGTGAACGGGGTGCAACGGGTGCTCGCGCATCTCGGCATGATAGAGGCGGACGATGGCCTTACCGAAGTCGGCGTGCCGGCCCGCTCGAACAAGACGCAATGGGTGCGATCCCCGAGGGGCGGCGTCACCCACCGGATGCGCAAATCGGGCGATGCGGTGAAGAAGGGCGACCTGCTGGCGGCCGTGGCAGGGCTGTTCGGTGAGGAACCGCAGGAAATCGTCAGCCCGTGCGACGGTCTGATCATCGGCCACGCAACGCTTCCGGTGGTGCATCAGGGCGAGGCACTGTTCCACATCGCCCGCGTCGACCATGCCGAGCGCGTGGGCAAACGGATCGAGAGCATCGCCGACGCGATCTACGCCAGCGAACCCGAAGGCTTTGCCGAAACCTTGCTGGACGAGGATGAGGTGATCTAG